In a single window of the Coffea eugenioides isolate CCC68of chromosome 3, Ceug_1.0, whole genome shotgun sequence genome:
- the LOC113766182 gene encoding 40S ribosomal protein S4-like — protein sequence MSQWPANQTRSFRDEEAKFKLCKVRSVQFGQKGKPYLNTYDGHTIRYPDPLIKANDTIKLDLENNKIIEFIKFDVGNVVMVTGGRNRGWVGVIKNREKHKGSFETIHVQDATGHEFATRLGNVFIIGKGAKPWVSPPKGKGIKLSVIEEQRKRIAAQAATTA from the exons ATGTCACAAT GGCCAGCTAATCAAACCAGAAGTTTCAGGGATGAGGAGGCAAAGTTTAAGTTGTGTAAGGTTCGATCAGTACAGTTTGGACAGAAGGGCAAGCCATACCTGAATACCTATGATGGTCATACCATTCGTTACCCAGACCCACTCATCAAGGCCAATGACACCATCAAACTTGACCTGGAGAACAACAAGATTATTGAATTCATCAAGTTTGATGTTGGGAATGTTGTCATGGTGACTGGGGGAAGGAACAGAGGTTGGGTTGGAGTAATCAAGAATAGAGAGAAACATAAGGGAAGCTTTGAGACCATCCATGTCCAAGATGCCACAGGTCACGAGTTTGCTACTCGTCTTGGTAATGTCTTCATCATTGGAAAAGGTGCAAAGCCCTGGGTGTCTCCCCCAAAGGGCAAAGGTATCAAGTTGTCAGTTATAgaggaacaaaggaaaaggaTTGCTGCCCAGGCGGCTACTACTGCCTAA